Proteins found in one Chloracidobacterium sp. genomic segment:
- a CDS encoding RHS repeat protein: MEFQTGLSVLGSGTSPDRTVRYATTLTDKTELNVITYHLGTGSGTYPNGSITDTLGRTIPIPLARKAPASPTTDEAPQSYVVPGFGEDTLTYKLHWKKLQDTTAEESGLTNYSDQLCYRSPGDHYSGAPQVPTGGCTLFNNGDIVPSSYVVTDIANGVFNPIVLTKVELPDGRFYKFSYDKYGQMDKIIYPTGGIETVTYGTVPSLAPPDASSPYDITAQANLGVTTRSVYESSGATAINWTYSATGGYTTPISSLTGLRVRTINPDSTKHDRFVFRTFGNCSGCNDPANNTYALGTFGYDTGLAGMTYEESDYTSATTDTLISTTKTTWELTGFTISNGTAAHDADWHPRVSKVEGIVYDVGTSSALSSAVTTDYDGSSARSSALNPTITKQYGFSTTIGSLGSLEKSVETQYVVGTTYDAKNLRSLPSLVLTLDASNNIKSKSIMNYDESGYGVSGKIGFPTRTLNYYDIASNLYVDSWITYDVYGNVTAIKDGRGNVSTVTFDSTYHTYPVSTTSPVPDSTGTHGSSTAFTTSTTYDTSTGLPTSTTDVNGQTTTMSYADPTTSIIDPLLRLRKVTEPNGRQTITEYGAGTSASTNWVKAKSQIDDTKWKEGYSWFDGLGRTIRSQSVDTAGDVFVITCYDNMGRAAKATNPFRGFTTQDCSTTTGLDWTTNTFDTAGRPWKVTTPDGAVVQTDYSLATSGSEIGTAVTVTDQAGKLRRSITNGLGQLIRVDEPDDSSSTGDLGAISSPNQKTTYAYDTLNNLTTVNQGAQTRTFAYDATSRLTSAANPESGTIGYTYDANGGLATKTDARGVKTTYTYDALNRVTNRAYSLTGSTPSNYQATPDVDYYYDSVTNAKGKLTKVSSSTSTTEYTSFDILGRVTASKQTTDGVEYGGSGSPAAMTYTYNLSGALMEETYPSGRVVKNELDVSGDLSQVSSKENSSAIFKTYANDFTYSAAGAVTSLKLGNGRFESTQFNSRLQPTQIALGASVGDTGLLKLAYGYGTTANNGNVLTQDITVKRPGTSDLVFNQTYTYDELNRLRVAEEKTGSTTNWKQTFTFDRYGNRRFDEANTTMPTSFANQALTNPTISTSNNRLTSTGWTYDAAGNTIGDPDGRSFTYDGENKQAEVKNSSNVSLGQYSYDGDGKRVKKVAGDEVTIFVYDASGKSIAEYSTIVASVEDAKVAYLTADHLGSPRINTDRDGNVTARHDYHPFGEEILTTQRTTALNYAADTVRKQFTGYERDRETELDFAQARYFASGFGRFSSPDDFLNDTDPPDPQGWNLYVYVRNNPLRLVDPDGQIKKDKNGKVIFDKTDEVQSEFYNQPVLDSSGKQIGTIKITWKADRGHIYADDGTKIEAFKNGKMEVTVTDASGNVLSAESQALEKDLQAKGFNNTTDCHGNTFANGEVWINDNQVEKLMKGDGYDIKNPTSNPQPGDVGIYSTDGSLKNTRHSVLVNVTGTDAAGSTDVFSVISKGGITPKVVTTPGPGRGTAWNDPNAKLQYYSKRTNAAGKKP, translated from the coding sequence ATGGAGTTCCAAACAGGCCTTTCCGTATTAGGCTCGGGCACTTCACCTGATAGAACTGTCAGATACGCAACGACCTTAACGGATAAGACTGAATTGAATGTCATTACTTATCACTTAGGAACGGGATCAGGTACGTACCCGAACGGGTCTATTACGGACACATTAGGACGCACGATCCCGATTCCGTTGGCGCGCAAAGCTCCAGCTTCTCCTACCACCGATGAAGCGCCGCAGTCCTATGTAGTACCTGGTTTCGGTGAAGATACGCTTACCTACAAGCTTCATTGGAAGAAATTACAGGATACAACTGCCGAAGAGAGCGGGCTGACAAACTATTCCGATCAGCTTTGTTATCGTTCGCCGGGCGACCACTATTCTGGTGCTCCACAGGTTCCGACGGGAGGATGCACGCTTTTTAACAATGGCGACATTGTTCCAAGCTCTTACGTTGTTACTGATATCGCCAATGGCGTATTCAATCCGATCGTGTTAACAAAGGTGGAATTGCCCGACGGTCGTTTCTATAAATTTTCGTATGACAAATATGGGCAGATGGACAAGATCATCTATCCCACAGGTGGAATTGAGACGGTTACTTATGGCACGGTACCGTCACTTGCACCACCAGACGCTTCGTCGCCGTATGACATCACCGCACAGGCGAACTTGGGCGTTACTACTCGCAGCGTTTACGAATCGAGCGGCGCGACTGCAATTAATTGGACCTATTCCGCTACCGGAGGTTATACAACGCCTATTTCGTCGTTAACCGGCCTACGGGTTAGGACGATAAATCCCGACAGTACAAAGCACGATCGATTCGTATTTCGGACATTCGGTAATTGCTCGGGATGCAATGATCCCGCTAACAACACCTATGCTCTCGGTACTTTTGGATATGACACCGGATTGGCGGGAATGACATACGAAGAGTCGGACTACACATCCGCAACGACCGACACGTTAATTTCTACCACGAAAACTACATGGGAACTTACAGGTTTTACTATTTCAAACGGGACAGCGGCACATGACGCCGACTGGCATCCAAGAGTAAGTAAGGTCGAGGGAATTGTATATGACGTCGGAACATCATCTGCACTGTCCTCAGCGGTCACAACCGACTATGACGGTTCAAGTGCAAGATCGAGCGCACTTAATCCTACGATTACGAAGCAATACGGGTTTAGCACGACGATCGGTTCGCTTGGCAGTCTTGAGAAGTCAGTTGAGACGCAGTACGTTGTCGGCACGACCTATGACGCAAAGAACCTTAGGAGTTTGCCGTCCCTAGTGTTGACGCTCGATGCGTCCAATAACATAAAGTCCAAATCGATCATGAACTACGATGAGTCGGGCTACGGAGTCTCGGGCAAGATCGGATTTCCGACACGCACGCTCAACTATTACGACATAGCGAGCAATCTGTATGTCGATTCCTGGATAACCTACGATGTGTACGGCAACGTAACTGCGATTAAGGATGGCCGGGGTAACGTCTCGACTGTGACCTTTGACAGCACTTATCATACGTATCCGGTTTCGACGACAAGTCCTGTTCCCGATTCGACTGGCACACACGGTTCGAGTACCGCATTTACTACATCGACGACCTACGATACATCGACCGGTTTACCGACCTCGACGACTGATGTAAACGGGCAGACAACGACTATGTCGTATGCTGATCCGACCACGTCGATCATCGATCCGTTGCTGCGGCTTCGAAAAGTAACAGAGCCGAACGGCCGACAGACGATAACGGAATATGGAGCAGGCACCAGTGCGTCCACGAACTGGGTCAAGGCCAAGTCGCAGATCGATGACACCAAATGGAAGGAAGGGTATAGTTGGTTTGACGGGCTTGGACGAACGATTCGGAGCCAATCGGTCGATACCGCGGGCGATGTGTTCGTGATAACCTGCTACGACAATATGGGTAGAGCCGCGAAAGCAACCAATCCGTTCCGAGGGTTTACCACTCAGGACTGCTCGACGACAACGGGACTCGATTGGACGACGAATACATTTGACACAGCGGGCCGCCCTTGGAAGGTGACGACGCCGGATGGTGCGGTTGTCCAGACAGACTACTCGCTCGCCACATCCGGCAGCGAGATCGGTACGGCAGTTACCGTCACGGATCAAGCCGGAAAGCTTCGGCGTTCGATAACAAATGGATTGGGCCAGCTTATAAGAGTTGACGAACCGGACGACAGCAGTTCGACGGGAGATTTAGGTGCGATTTCGAGTCCTAATCAAAAGACGACCTACGCATACGACACGCTCAACAATCTGACCACGGTCAATCAGGGAGCTCAGACGCGGACATTCGCTTACGACGCAACATCGCGTCTAACTTCCGCCGCTAATCCAGAGTCCGGTACGATCGGCTACACGTATGATGCGAACGGCGGTCTAGCAACCAAGACCGATGCCAGAGGCGTCAAGACGACCTACACCTACGATGCACTCAACCGCGTAACCAATCGAGCGTATTCGCTGACTGGTTCAACGCCGTCGAACTATCAGGCAACGCCCGATGTCGATTACTACTACGACAGCGTGACAAATGCGAAAGGGAAATTGACAAAAGTATCTTCGTCCACCTCGACAACCGAATACACGTCATTCGACATCTTAGGAAGAGTGACGGCTAGCAAGCAGACAACCGATGGTGTCGAATATGGGGGAAGTGGCTCTCCGGCCGCTATGACCTACACATACAATCTTAGCGGTGCGTTGATGGAAGAAACTTATCCTTCTGGTCGTGTTGTGAAGAACGAATTGGACGTAAGCGGTGACCTGAGTCAAGTATCTAGCAAAGAAAACTCATCAGCAATATTCAAGACTTACGCCAATGATTTCACCTACAGCGCTGCTGGAGCGGTGACTTCGTTGAAACTCGGTAACGGCAGATTCGAGTCAACGCAGTTCAATTCACGCCTCCAACCAACGCAGATCGCTCTTGGAGCCTCGGTTGGTGATACGGGTTTGTTGAAGTTGGCTTATGGATACGGAACAACTGCAAATAATGGGAACGTTTTGACGCAGGACATTACGGTGAAGCGTCCGGGGACGAGTGATCTTGTTTTCAATCAGACCTATACGTACGACGAACTGAATCGGCTGAGAGTGGCTGAGGAAAAGACTGGTTCGACGACCAATTGGAAGCAGACTTTCACGTTCGACCGATACGGTAATCGGCGTTTTGATGAAGCCAATACTACAATGCCCACGTCATTCGCAAACCAGGCGTTGACGAATCCGACGATCTCGACGAGTAACAATCGTCTGACTTCGACAGGCTGGACGTACGATGCCGCAGGCAACACAATCGGCGATCCTGATGGCCGCAGTTTCACCTACGACGGCGAGAACAAACAGGCTGAGGTCAAAAACTCGTCAAACGTAAGCCTCGGCCAATACTCGTATGACGGCGATGGGAAGCGGGTTAAGAAGGTCGCGGGTGATGAGGTGACGATCTTTGTGTACGACGCGAGCGGAAAATCTATTGCGGAATATTCGACAATCGTGGCTTCGGTCGAAGATGCAAAAGTCGCGTATCTAACCGCCGACCACCTCGGCTCCCCACGCATCAACACCGACCGCGACGGCAATGTCACCGCTCGCCACGACTACCACCCGTTCGGCGAAGAAATTCTCACGACTCAACGCACAACCGCCCTAAATTACGCCGCTGATACGGTAAGAAAACAATTCACCGGCTATGAACGGGACCGGGAGACGGAGCTCGATTTCGCTCAAGCGAGATATTTTGCATCAGGATTTGGAAGATTTTCAAGTCCAGATGACTTCCTAAATGATACGGACCCACCAGATCCGCAGGGTTGGAATCTCTATGTCTATGTAAGAAACAATCCGCTTCGGCTTGTTGATCCAGATGGTCAGATTAAAAAAGATAAGAATGGAAAGGTGATCTTTGACAAGACTGACGAGGTCCAGTCTGAGTTTTATAATCAACCGGTACTCGATAGCTCCGGGAAGCAAATCGGAACGATTAAGATCACATGGAAGGCCGATCGTGGGCACATCTACGCGGACGATGGGACCAAGATTGAGGCATTTAAGAACGGAAAAATGGAAGTTACCGTTACAGACGCTAGTGGAAACGTTCTCTCTGCCGAGTCTCAGGCATTAGAAAAGGACTTACAGGCAAAGGGATTCAACAACACCACGGATTGTCACGGTAATACCTTCGCTAACGGTGAGGTATGGATAAACGACAACCAAGTGGAAAAATTAATGAAGGGGGATGGCTACGACATAAAGAATCCTACCTCAAATCCGCAACCGGGTGACGTCGGCATATACTCCACCGACGGATCACTCAAGAATACGCGGCACAGTGTCTTAGTGAATGTGACAGGAACGGATGCGGCAGGAAGCACCGATGTTTTCAGTGTAATAAGCAAAGGTGGAATTACACCAAAGGTTGTCACTACTCCAGGGCCGGGGCGAGGCACCGCGTGGAACGATCCAAACGCCAAACTTCAGTATTACTCTAAGCGAACGAATGCGGCGGGGAAAAAACCATGA
- a CDS encoding transposase has translation MAVYIGVDFHPYEQTLAFVDEADGEIRYKRFLHSDKAGIKAFYRKCGKDAVIGTEATGSLWWFEKLLFDNGMTLKIGDPRMIRRAALSRHKNDHRDAETILDLLMRGTFPAITPREDWGSSMK, from the coding sequence ATGGCAGTATACATTGGGGTTGACTTTCATCCATATGAGCAGACGCTTGCTTTTGTGGATGAAGCGGATGGAGAGATCAGATATAAGCGGTTTCTTCATAGCGATAAGGCGGGGATAAAGGCGTTTTACCGCAAGTGCGGAAAGGACGCGGTTATTGGAACGGAGGCCACGGGATCGCTGTGGTGGTTTGAGAAGTTGCTCTTTGACAATGGAATGACGCTCAAGATCGGAGACCCTAGGATGATCCGTCGAGCAGCATTATCGAGACACAAGAACGACCACAGGGATGCGGAGACGATCCTGGATCTATTGATGCGCGGGACATTTCCGGCGATCACGCCGAGGGAAGATTGGGGGTCATCTATGAAGTAA
- a CDS encoding IS110 family transposase: MRGTFPAITPRNEQSREMLDLLNYRHSLVSKRTSVVNQLQAFARSKGLPRFRLPAVKARKKIEEVETTQVERLLVSSRFVLCDELTRQIKAVEARLEEEANKEERAQLLMTHPGIGLINAMALVHTLGDVRRFRRKEEVVAFVGLDPLEKSSGETRRIGSISKRGSRLARYLLGQAAQASRDKKIRKFYSEVSRRRGRPKAKVAAARKLLINCYVMLRDNISYEEFTRRGEVGLYEGSGEVTGKPAQSLKV, from the coding sequence GAGGAACGAGCAGAGCCGAGAGATGCTCGATCTGCTGAACTATCGTCACTCATTGGTGAGCAAGCGGACATCGGTGGTGAATCAGCTGCAGGCGTTCGCACGATCGAAGGGCTTGCCACGGTTCCGTTTGCCGGCGGTAAAGGCGAGAAAGAAGATCGAGGAGGTTGAGACGACACAGGTCGAGCGGCTTCTGGTCAGCTCTCGATTTGTTCTTTGCGACGAGCTGACACGCCAGATCAAGGCCGTGGAGGCGAGGCTCGAGGAAGAGGCGAATAAGGAAGAGCGTGCTCAATTGCTAATGACGCATCCCGGCATCGGGCTGATCAACGCCATGGCACTTGTTCACACGCTCGGCGATGTTCGACGCTTTCGCCGTAAGGAAGAGGTCGTGGCATTTGTAGGACTCGACCCGTTGGAGAAAAGCTCAGGCGAGACGAGGCGGATCGGTTCGATCAGCAAGCGAGGTTCGCGGCTCGCAAGGTACCTGCTCGGGCAGGCAGCCCAGGCAAGTCGCGATAAGAAGATACGGAAGTTCTATTCCGAGGTTAGCCGTCGTAGAGGCCGCCCGAAAGCAAAAGTTGCAGCGGCCCGTAAGCTTCTCATTAACTGTTATGTCATGCTTCGTGACAATATCAGCTACGAGGAGTTTACACGGCGGGGCGAAGTTGGTTTGTACGAGGGGTCAGGAGAGGTGACGGGGAAACCCGCTCAGTCTCTGAAGGTCTGA